Proteins encoded together in one Paracidovorax wautersii window:
- a CDS encoding diacylglycerol kinase family protein, whose protein sequence is MTQTPYLPPTPDANGTIHIVVPLRPGADLDLLRAQLEGVVALQSRAVQWHVPAERADIVALAQEAARKAHADGGLVVAAGGDGTINAVATAAWKQGVPMGVVPMGTFNYFAREQQLALDPEAAVQDILTALQGGDMRPVNVGFVNDRMFLVNASLGMYPRLLDERERASRRFGRTRWVAIASSIWSVLRNSSARRWSVAVRSEPQAPLERKEYLASTLFVGNNPLQLERVGIPQASAVAEDGQLAVVLLKPQERDATAMTVLNAAVGQLERDDAVVSLACSELVVEPASWKPQRVKVAFDGEREWMTPPLQFRTGERPLWLVAPTATAKDEEPDTAAAPVAADEPPPAAPAGGLAPA, encoded by the coding sequence ATGACGCAAACGCCTTACCTGCCTCCCACCCCTGATGCCAACGGCACCATCCACATCGTCGTGCCATTGCGGCCCGGCGCCGATCTGGATCTGCTGCGTGCACAGCTGGAAGGCGTGGTGGCCTTGCAGAGCCGCGCCGTGCAGTGGCACGTGCCGGCCGAGCGTGCCGACATCGTGGCGCTGGCGCAGGAGGCCGCCCGCAAGGCGCACGCCGATGGAGGGCTGGTCGTTGCGGCCGGCGGCGACGGCACCATCAATGCCGTGGCCACCGCCGCGTGGAAGCAGGGCGTTCCGATGGGCGTGGTGCCCATGGGGACGTTCAACTACTTCGCTCGCGAGCAGCAGCTGGCGCTGGACCCCGAGGCCGCCGTGCAGGACATCCTCACCGCGCTGCAGGGCGGCGACATGCGGCCCGTCAACGTCGGCTTCGTGAACGACCGCATGTTCCTCGTCAACGCCAGCCTGGGCATGTACCCGCGCCTGCTGGACGAACGCGAGCGGGCATCGCGCCGCTTCGGCCGCACGCGCTGGGTGGCCATCGCGTCGTCGATCTGGAGCGTGCTGCGCAACAGCTCGGCCCGCCGCTGGAGCGTGGCCGTGCGAAGCGAACCCCAAGCGCCATTGGAGCGCAAGGAGTACCTCGCTTCGACCCTGTTCGTCGGCAACAACCCGCTGCAGCTCGAACGCGTGGGCATTCCTCAGGCGAGCGCAGTGGCCGAGGACGGGCAGCTCGCGGTGGTGCTGCTCAAGCCGCAGGAGCGCGACGCCACGGCCATGACTGTGCTCAACGCCGCCGTGGGCCAGCTGGAGCGCGACGATGCCGTCGTGAGCCTGGCCTGCTCGGAGCTGGTGGTGGAGCCGGCCAGCTGGAAGCCGCAGCGCGTGAAGGTGGCCTTCGACGGCGAACGCGAATGGATGACGCCGCCCCTGCAGTTCCGCACCGGCGAGCGCCCCCTGTGGCTGGTGGCTCCTACCGCCACTGCAAAGGACGAAGAACCCGACACCGCAGCCGCGCCCGTGGCCGCCGATGAGCCCCCGCCTGCCGCCCCGGCCGGCGGGCTGGCGCCCGCGTGA
- a CDS encoding phosphatase PAP2 family protein, with product MNAVDLHAWGTWAGQHPVAIWTVGLVLALAVTLSVRAAARQAVPRCAPWLQRLPRPNGPVALAGTMAASAVLVLACAHALALLAEQWGGASTGWAVLDQSLADTLRTTASVGTQTFFAWLTHAGDTLTLAVLAVVVAAALWWRGHRMLATGWAVALAGNGLLTRGFKHSFERVRPVHTHEISVADGFSFPSGHSSSSMVAYGMLAYLALRLLPARWHLPALLLAAATVFTVGWSRVVLQVHFASDVLAGWLTGGVWLACCLLVLRGARHWHRCRTVVAG from the coding sequence ATGAACGCCGTCGACCTCCACGCCTGGGGCACCTGGGCCGGCCAGCATCCGGTGGCGATCTGGACGGTGGGACTCGTGCTGGCGCTGGCCGTCACCTTGTCCGTGCGCGCCGCCGCGCGCCAGGCCGTGCCGCGCTGTGCGCCCTGGCTGCAGCGCCTGCCGCGGCCGAATGGCCCGGTGGCCCTGGCCGGCACCATGGCGGCATCGGCCGTGCTGGTGCTGGCCTGCGCGCATGCGCTGGCGCTGCTGGCCGAACAGTGGGGCGGGGCCTCCACCGGCTGGGCGGTGCTGGACCAGAGCCTGGCCGATACCTTGCGGACCACGGCCTCCGTGGGCACGCAGACCTTCTTCGCATGGCTGACGCATGCGGGCGACACGCTCACGCTGGCGGTGCTGGCCGTGGTGGTGGCCGCTGCGCTGTGGTGGCGCGGCCACCGCATGCTGGCCACCGGCTGGGCCGTGGCGCTGGCGGGCAACGGGCTGCTCACGCGCGGCTTCAAGCACAGCTTCGAGCGGGTGCGGCCGGTGCACACGCATGAGATCTCGGTGGCCGACGGCTTCAGCTTCCCCAGCGGGCACAGCAGTTCGTCGATGGTGGCCTACGGCATGCTGGCGTACTTGGCGCTGCGCCTGCTGCCCGCGCGCTGGCATTTGCCCGCGCTGCTGCTTGCCGCGGCCACGGTGTTCACCGTGGGCTGGAGCCGCGTCGTGCTCCAGGTGCACTTCGCCAGCGACGTGCTGGCCGGCTGGCTCACGGGCGGCGTCTGGCTGGCCTGCTGCCTGCTGGTGCTCCGCGGCGCGCGGCACTGGCACCGCTGCCGCACGGTGGTTGCGGGCTGA
- a CDS encoding MFS transporter, producing the protein MTPPALDGTAPASGTRTRAPAAAAHGFGAAVLALGVGGFSIGTGEFVIMGLLPEVAQDIGVTIPQAGHVISAYALGVVIGAPVLAVLAASWGRRALLMALMAVYALGNFASALAPGYASLNALRFVSGLPHGTYFGVAALVAAALAPPGQRARAVGLVMLGLTTATLAGVPIAAALGQHFGWRAAFVFVGLIALAAVAMVRAYVPAMPADAGASPLRELGALRRKQVWLTLGIGAIGFGGMFSVFSYIKPTLTEVAGLPLAGVPFVLALFGLGMVAGNLVGPRFADKALMPTIGGMLVWSVLVMGTFVFAAHHVATAAVAVFLVGTVVAIGTALQIRLMDVAGDAQTLAAALNHSAFNAANALGAWLGGVAISAGYGWTSTGWVGVLLGLAGLGVFAWSVASDRKAR; encoded by the coding sequence ATGACGCCGCCCGCACTGGACGGCACGGCCCCGGCATCCGGCACGCGGACGAGGGCGCCCGCCGCCGCGGCCCACGGCTTCGGCGCGGCCGTGCTGGCGCTGGGCGTCGGCGGCTTCTCCATCGGCACCGGCGAGTTCGTCATCATGGGCCTGCTGCCCGAGGTGGCGCAGGACATCGGTGTCACCATCCCCCAGGCCGGCCATGTGATCAGCGCCTACGCGCTGGGCGTGGTGATCGGCGCGCCGGTGCTCGCCGTGCTGGCCGCCAGCTGGGGCCGCCGCGCGCTGCTGATGGCGCTGATGGCGGTGTACGCGCTGGGCAATTTCGCCTCGGCCCTGGCGCCGGGCTACGCCTCTCTGAACGCGCTGCGCTTCGTCAGCGGCCTGCCGCACGGCACCTACTTCGGCGTGGCCGCGCTGGTGGCCGCGGCCCTGGCGCCGCCCGGCCAGCGCGCCCGCGCGGTGGGGCTGGTGATGCTGGGGCTCACCACCGCCACGCTGGCCGGCGTGCCCATCGCCGCCGCGCTGGGCCAGCACTTCGGCTGGCGCGCGGCCTTCGTCTTCGTCGGCCTGATCGCCCTGGCCGCCGTGGCCATGGTGCGCGCCTATGTGCCGGCCATGCCGGCGGACGCCGGCGCCAGCCCGCTGCGCGAGCTGGGCGCGCTGCGGCGCAAGCAGGTGTGGCTCACGCTGGGCATCGGCGCCATCGGGTTCGGCGGCATGTTCTCGGTGTTCAGCTACATCAAGCCCACGCTGACCGAAGTGGCCGGCCTGCCGCTGGCGGGCGTGCCCTTCGTGCTGGCGCTGTTCGGCCTGGGCATGGTGGCGGGCAACCTCGTCGGCCCGCGCTTCGCCGACAAGGCGCTGATGCCCACCATCGGCGGCATGCTGGTCTGGTCGGTGCTGGTGATGGGCACCTTCGTGTTCGCCGCCCACCATGTGGCGACGGCGGCCGTGGCCGTGTTCCTGGTGGGCACGGTGGTGGCCATCGGCACGGCGCTGCAGATCCGGTTGATGGACGTGGCCGGCGACGCGCAGACGCTGGCCGCCGCGCTCAACCATTCGGCCTTCAATGCGGCCAACGCCCTGGGCGCGTGGCTGGGCGGCGTGGCGATCTCCGCCGGCTACGGGTGGACCTCCACCGGCTGGGTGGGCGTGCTGCTGGGCCTGGCCGGCCTGGGCGTGTTCGCGTGGTCGGTCGCCAGCGACCGCAAGGCGCGCTGA
- the gudD gene encoding glucarate dehydratase, whose product MAATHLPSTTPTVTQLRVIPVAGHDSMLMNLSGAHAPFFTRNLLLLTDSAGNTGVGEVPGGEKIRQTLEDAAALIVGQPVGNYNAVLNAMRTEFASRDSGGRGLQTFDLRIAIHAVTAAESALLDLLGQHLGVPVAALLGEGIQRTSVQMLGYLFYVGDREATDLPYQTAPDEADDWKRLRHEKAMTPEAIVRLAEAAQARYGFQDFKLKGGVLRGEEEVEAIRALHERFPEARVTLDPNGGWLLKDAIRITRDLHGVMAYAEDPCGAEEGFSGREVMAEFRRATGLPTATNMVATDWRQMAHSLSLQSVDIPLADPHFWTMAGSVRVAQLCQAFGLTWGSHSNNHFDVSLAMFTHVGAAAPGRVTAIDTHWIWQDGQFLTKNPLQIKNGYVELPTRGGLGIELDMEAVERAHQLYLQHGLGARDDAQAMQYLIPGWKFDNKRPCMVR is encoded by the coding sequence ATGGCTGCCACGCACCTTCCTTCCACGACCCCCACCGTCACCCAGCTGCGCGTCATTCCCGTGGCCGGCCACGACAGCATGCTGATGAACCTGAGCGGCGCGCACGCCCCGTTCTTCACGCGCAACCTGCTGCTGCTGACCGACAGCGCGGGCAACACGGGCGTGGGCGAGGTGCCGGGCGGCGAGAAGATCCGCCAGACGCTGGAAGACGCGGCCGCGCTCATCGTGGGCCAGCCCGTGGGCAACTACAACGCCGTGCTCAACGCCATGCGCACCGAGTTCGCCAGCCGCGACAGCGGCGGCCGCGGCCTGCAGACTTTCGACCTGCGCATCGCCATCCACGCGGTGACGGCGGCCGAATCCGCGCTGCTCGACCTGCTGGGCCAGCACCTGGGCGTGCCCGTGGCGGCGCTGCTGGGCGAGGGCATCCAGCGCACGTCGGTGCAGATGCTGGGCTACCTGTTCTACGTGGGCGACCGCGAAGCGACCGATCTGCCCTACCAGACCGCGCCCGATGAAGCCGACGACTGGAAGCGCTTGCGCCACGAAAAGGCCATGACCCCCGAGGCCATCGTGCGCCTGGCCGAAGCCGCCCAGGCGCGCTACGGCTTCCAGGACTTCAAGCTCAAGGGCGGCGTGCTGCGCGGCGAGGAAGAGGTCGAGGCCATCCGCGCCCTGCACGAGCGCTTTCCCGAAGCCCGCGTCACGCTGGACCCCAACGGCGGCTGGCTGCTGAAGGACGCCATCCGCATCACGCGCGACCTGCACGGCGTGATGGCCTATGCCGAAGACCCCTGCGGCGCCGAAGAAGGCTTCTCGGGCCGCGAGGTGATGGCCGAGTTCCGCCGCGCCACGGGCCTGCCCACGGCGACCAACATGGTGGCCACCGACTGGCGCCAGATGGCCCATTCGCTGTCGCTGCAGTCGGTCGACATTCCCCTGGCCGACCCGCACTTCTGGACCATGGCCGGCTCGGTGCGCGTAGCGCAGCTGTGCCAGGCGTTCGGGCTGACCTGGGGTTCGCACTCCAACAACCACTTCGACGTGTCGCTGGCCATGTTCACGCATGTGGGCGCCGCCGCGCCGGGCCGCGTCACCGCCATCGACACGCACTGGATCTGGCAAGACGGCCAGTTCCTCACCAAGAACCCGCTGCAGATCAAAAACGGCTACGTGGAGCTGCCCACGCGCGGCGGCCTCGGCATCGAGCTGGACATGGAAGCCGTGGAGCGCGCCCACCAGCTGTACCTGCAGCACGGCCTGGGCGCGCGCGACGATGCGCAGGCCATGCAGTACCTGATCCCGGGCTGGAAGTTCGACAACAAGCGGCCCTGCATGGTGCGCTGA
- a CDS encoding tripartite tricarboxylate transporter substrate binding protein, translated as MKALKTAAAALCVGIATLGASAPAFAWPDKSVTVIVPFPAGGSTDTIARAVSNHLGEQFKQSFVVDNKAGATGSIGATQVARAPGDGYTLLVASLAPFVVAPHLIKGLPYDPTKDFTYLTVAVQTPNVLVVNPNLAPKVNNVQDVIALLKAKPGTVSFATSGAGSSDHLTAELFWQKTGTKGLHIPYKGGAPAVTDLLGGQVDMSFQNVNTVIPHIKSGKLKPIAVTGDKRSPVLPDVPTMAEAGLQGMEVYAWQGIAAPKNLPADVKTKLHAGIMKALKDPSVTKQFTDAGLEIVGNSPEEFTKFQAKEFARWKQVIEAGGITAN; from the coding sequence ATGAAAGCACTCAAGACCGCAGCCGCCGCCCTCTGCGTCGGCATCGCCACCCTCGGCGCCAGCGCCCCCGCGTTCGCCTGGCCCGACAAGTCCGTGACGGTGATCGTGCCGTTCCCGGCCGGCGGCTCCACCGACACCATTGCCCGCGCCGTCAGCAACCACCTGGGCGAGCAGTTCAAGCAGTCCTTCGTGGTGGACAACAAGGCCGGTGCCACGGGCAGCATCGGCGCCACGCAGGTGGCGCGCGCGCCGGGCGACGGCTACACGCTGCTGGTGGCCTCGCTGGCCCCGTTCGTCGTGGCGCCGCACCTCATCAAGGGCCTGCCGTACGACCCGACCAAGGACTTCACCTACCTGACCGTGGCCGTGCAGACGCCCAACGTGCTGGTGGTGAACCCCAACCTGGCTCCTAAGGTGAACAACGTGCAGGACGTGATCGCCCTGCTGAAGGCCAAGCCGGGCACGGTCAGCTTCGCCACGTCCGGCGCCGGCTCGTCCGACCACCTGACGGCCGAGCTGTTCTGGCAGAAGACGGGCACCAAGGGCCTGCACATTCCCTACAAGGGCGGCGCGCCGGCCGTGACCGATCTGCTGGGCGGCCAGGTGGACATGTCGTTCCAGAACGTGAACACGGTCATCCCGCACATCAAGTCCGGCAAGCTCAAGCCCATCGCCGTCACCGGCGACAAGCGCTCGCCCGTGCTGCCCGACGTGCCCACCATGGCCGAAGCCGGCCTGCAGGGCATGGAGGTCTATGCCTGGCAAGGCATCGCCGCCCCCAAGAACCTGCCGGCCGACGTGAAGACCAAGCTGCACGCCGGCATCATGAAGGCGCTGAAGGACCCGAGCGTGACCAAGCAGTTCACCGATGCCGGCCTGGAGATCGTGGGCAATTCGCCGGAAGAGTTCACCAAGTTCCAGGCGAAGGAGTTCGCCCGCTGGAAGCAGGTGATCGAGGCCGGCGGCATCACCGCCAACTGA